One genomic window of Polaromonas sp. SP1 includes the following:
- a CDS encoding class I SAM-dependent methyltransferase: MSSEIIGLTDWLKTPPGAYLLDWERTHFDEAVSDVFGYHALQLGLPELDALQANRMPHKWLALESPPALAAAAPPDGATAVPAASSRRAALLTDSGALPFPESSLDLVVLPHTLELSRDPHATLREVSRVLVPEGRVVISGLNPTSLWGLRQRRGHLYQRWGYDSLFLPKTGEFIGYWRLRDWLRLLDFEVESGRFGCYRPALTSQAWLDRFEWMDAAGERWWPIFGAVYFLAAVKRVRGVRLLEPAWKARKAPAAAPAVVANKETATRSRPPA, encoded by the coding sequence ATGAGCTCTGAAATTATAGGTTTGACCGACTGGCTGAAGACCCCGCCCGGCGCTTATCTGCTGGACTGGGAGCGTACGCATTTCGACGAGGCCGTCAGCGATGTGTTTGGATATCACGCCCTGCAGTTGGGCCTGCCTGAACTCGACGCGCTGCAGGCCAACCGCATGCCGCACAAATGGCTGGCGCTCGAATCGCCGCCCGCCCTTGCCGCAGCTGCGCCGCCTGACGGTGCGACTGCCGTTCCTGCCGCAAGTTCCCGGCGCGCGGCCTTGCTGACCGATTCAGGTGCGCTGCCGTTTCCGGAAAGCAGCCTGGACCTGGTGGTGCTGCCGCACACGCTGGAGCTCAGCCGCGACCCGCACGCCACCTTGCGTGAAGTCAGCCGCGTGCTGGTCCCTGAAGGACGCGTGGTCATCAGCGGCCTGAACCCCACCAGCTTGTGGGGCCTGCGCCAGCGGCGCGGCCACCTCTACCAGCGCTGGGGTTACGACAGCCTGTTCCTGCCCAAGACCGGCGAGTTCATCGGCTACTGGCGCTTGCGCGACTGGCTGCGGCTGCTCGACTTTGAGGTAGAGTCGGGGCGCTTTGGCTGCTACCGCCCGGCGCTGACCAGCCAGGCATGGCTGGACCGCTTCGAGTGGATGGATGCCGCCGGCGAGCGCTGGTGGCCCATCTTCGGCGCTGTGTACTTTCTCGCGGCGGTCAAGCGCGTGCGGGGCGTGCGCCTGCTGGAGCCCGCCTGGAAGGCGCGCAAAGCCCCTGCTGCGGCGCCCGCCGTAGTCGCCAACAAAGAGACGGCAACCCGTTCGCGGCCGCCGGCCTGA
- a CDS encoding transglycosylase SLT domain-containing protein, which translates to MTPHHRTTAAPRSFNSLNSRIVSFAFLLAAALLAGCATQQQPPGMPGDPVLTTGAGSASKPILPSGPLQAITPGQAGSHQIASTEPPKELWDRIRRGFAMPDLQNELVTDREQWYASRPDYIQRMTERSSKYLFHIVEELERRQMPTELALLPFIESAFNPQAVSSAKAAGMWQFMPATGKYFDLKQNAFRDDRRDVLASTRAALDYLQKLYGMFGDWHLALAAYNWGEGSVGRAIAKNQKAGLGTSYTDLNMPAETRLYVPKLQAVKNIVANPQAFRTELPLIENHPYFQQVLITRDIDVALAARLADVKIEDFKALNPSAHRPVIIAAGTPQILLPWDNATVFQRNFEAYSQGQYASWTAWTAPSTMNPAEAARRTGMSEADLRGVNNIPPRMLIKAGSTLLVPRSAKVETDVTSHVADNAQVSLAPEIVTRRTTVKARKGESVATIAKRYGLSAASVAEWNNVSTSTAFKLGHQVVVFLPVKSHAASSSHGRSRSNVKAVKRSSAKPVVKSKKR; encoded by the coding sequence ATGACGCCACATCACCGCACCACTGCAGCCCCCCGCTCTTTCAACTCCCTCAATTCCCGCATCGTTTCGTTCGCGTTTCTCCTGGCCGCAGCGCTGCTGGCGGGTTGCGCCACGCAACAACAGCCCCCGGGCATGCCGGGCGACCCGGTGCTCACCACGGGTGCAGGTTCTGCTTCCAAACCCATCTTGCCCAGCGGCCCGCTGCAGGCCATCACGCCGGGCCAGGCCGGCTCACACCAGATCGCCTCGACCGAGCCCCCCAAGGAGCTCTGGGACCGCATCCGCCGCGGCTTTGCCATGCCGGACCTGCAAAACGAACTGGTGACCGACCGCGAACAGTGGTATGCCAGCCGGCCGGACTACATCCAGCGCATGACCGAGCGCTCCAGCAAGTACCTGTTTCACATCGTTGAAGAGCTCGAGCGCCGCCAGATGCCGACCGAGCTGGCACTGTTGCCCTTTATCGAAAGCGCCTTCAACCCGCAGGCCGTTTCAAGCGCCAAAGCCGCCGGCATGTGGCAATTCATGCCGGCCACCGGCAAATATTTCGACCTGAAGCAGAACGCTTTTCGCGATGACCGCCGCGACGTGCTGGCTTCTACCCGCGCTGCGCTGGACTACCTGCAAAAGCTCTACGGCATGTTCGGCGACTGGCACCTGGCGCTGGCCGCCTACAACTGGGGCGAAGGCAGCGTGGGCCGCGCCATTGCCAAAAACCAGAAGGCCGGCCTTGGCACCAGCTACACCGACCTGAACATGCCGGCCGAAACCCGCCTTTATGTGCCCAAGCTGCAGGCGGTCAAAAACATCGTCGCCAACCCGCAGGCCTTTCGCACCGAGTTGCCGCTCATTGAAAATCACCCGTACTTCCAGCAGGTGCTGATCACGCGCGACATCGACGTGGCCCTGGCGGCACGGCTGGCCGACGTCAAGATTGAAGACTTCAAGGCGCTCAACCCTTCGGCACACCGCCCCGTGATCATCGCTGCGGGCACACCGCAAATCCTGCTGCCGTGGGACAACGCCACGGTGTTCCAGCGCAACTTCGAGGCTTACAGCCAGGGGCAATACGCCAGCTGGACGGCCTGGACCGCCCCCAGCACCATGAACCCGGCTGAAGCGGCACGGCGCACCGGCATGAGCGAAGCCGACCTTCGCGGCGTCAACAATATCCCGCCGCGTATGTTGATCAAGGCTGGATCCACCTTGTTGGTGCCTCGCTCAGCCAAGGTTGAAACCGATGTGACCAGCCATGTCGCCGACAACGCCCAGGTTTCACTTGCACCTGAAATTGTGACCCGGCGCACCACGGTCAAGGCCCGCAAAGGCGAATCGGTGGCTACCATCGCAAAACGCTATGGGCTGAGCGCCGCCAGCGTGGCCGAATGGAACAATGTCAGCACCTCCACCGCATTCAAGCTGGGCCACCAGGTGGTGGTGTTTCTGCCGGTCAAGAGCCATGCGGCATCTTCCAGCCATGGCCGCAGCCGCAGCAATGTCAAGGCCGTCAAGCGCAGCAGCGCAAAACCCGTTGTGAAGTCCAAAAAGCGCTGA
- a CDS encoding efflux RND transporter periplasmic adaptor subunit, translating to MASKVIYIAVAATGIAVASGAAWWLQKPKAPGNAAQASSAATGNGAEAGKPVAVEAAKVELARLSDDTQAVGSLRSRRGVVLRPEVSGRITQLNFTDGQRVRKGQVLVQFDDQLPLAQVQQSQAELSIARANQKRNQELVAQNFISQRSLDESAANLQVAEAKLSLAKATAARLKIVAPFDGIAGIRLVNVGDYLKDGADIVNIEDIEAIFVDFRLPERFQNKVRRGQTAKLDIDALPGRSYTAQIQAIDPLIDANGRSIGIRGCIDNRQLQLRPGMFARVNTVFGVRENARVIPEEAIVPQGGRQFVIKLLEGPKAQTWTTKRVEVKVGLRSPGKVEILEGLEAGDTVVATGQQRVQKDGTVVSMVEVARGNRPAAAENAAGPAAAPGAVAAAPASAPSAPVSGSQNVAAKAPQPALAGPNPCGVVVSEAAAMVVPVRSVSTPPRSPAPTAARDPA from the coding sequence ATGGCATCAAAAGTAATCTACATCGCGGTTGCCGCAACGGGCATTGCAGTCGCATCGGGCGCTGCCTGGTGGCTCCAGAAACCCAAGGCGCCGGGCAACGCTGCGCAGGCCTCATCGGCCGCCACCGGCAATGGCGCCGAGGCGGGAAAGCCGGTCGCTGTGGAAGCCGCCAAAGTGGAGCTTGCCAGGCTGTCGGATGACACGCAGGCCGTGGGCAGTCTTCGTTCACGCCGCGGTGTCGTGCTACGGCCCGAGGTCAGCGGACGCATCACCCAACTCAATTTCACCGACGGCCAGCGCGTGCGCAAAGGCCAGGTGCTGGTGCAGTTCGATGACCAGTTGCCGCTGGCGCAGGTGCAGCAAAGCCAGGCCGAGTTGTCGATTGCCCGGGCCAACCAGAAGCGCAACCAGGAACTGGTGGCGCAAAACTTCATCAGCCAGCGCTCCCTTGATGAAAGCGCGGCCAACCTCCAGGTCGCCGAGGCCAAGCTGTCGCTGGCCAAGGCCACTGCGGCCCGCCTGAAAATCGTCGCGCCTTTTGACGGCATTGCCGGCATCCGGCTGGTCAACGTCGGCGATTACCTCAAGGACGGTGCGGACATCGTCAACATCGAAGACATCGAAGCGATCTTTGTCGATTTCCGCCTGCCCGAGCGCTTCCAGAACAAGGTCAGGCGCGGCCAGACGGCCAAGCTCGACATCGACGCCTTGCCCGGGCGTTCCTACACCGCGCAAATCCAGGCGATCGACCCGCTGATCGACGCCAACGGCCGCTCCATCGGCATCCGGGGTTGCATCGACAACCGCCAGCTGCAGCTGCGCCCCGGCATGTTCGCCCGTGTCAACACCGTGTTCGGCGTGCGCGAGAACGCCCGCGTGATACCCGAAGAAGCCATTGTTCCGCAGGGCGGCCGGCAATTCGTCATCAAGCTGCTGGAGGGGCCGAAGGCGCAGACCTGGACCACCAAGCGCGTGGAAGTCAAGGTCGGCCTGCGCAGCCCCGGCAAGGTCGAGATCCTGGAAGGGCTTGAAGCCGGCGACACCGTGGTTGCGACCGGCCAGCAGCGTGTGCAGAAGGACGGCACCGTGGTGAGCATGGTGGAAGTCGCGCGCGGCAACCGCCCGGCCGCTGCCGAAAACGCCGCCGGCCCTGCGGCGGCGCCTGGCGCGGTTGCGGCAGCACCGGCCTCCGCGCCCTCCGCGCCTGTATCCGGCAGCCAGAACGTGGCGGCCAAAGCCCCGCAACCCGCATTGGCCGGCCCCAATCCGTGCGGCGTGGTGGTCTCGGAGGCCGCCGCCATGGTGGTGCCGGTTCGCAGCGTCAGCACGCCGCCACGCAGCCCGGCCCCCACGGCCGCTCGCGACCCGGCCTGA
- the rnhA gene encoding ribonuclease HI, whose translation MTDSSSTADTPSSQRVVIYTDGACKGNPGPGGWGVLLSQGGTEKELFGGELGTTNNRMEMMAVIEALAALKRPCSVTLYLDSEYVRKGITEWIHGWKARGWRTAAKAPVKNVDLWQRLDALVSSSGHKIDWRWVKGHAGDPGNERADALANKGVERALGRL comes from the coding sequence ATGACCGATTCATCTTCAACTGCAGACACTCCATCTTCCCAACGCGTCGTTATCTATACCGACGGTGCATGTAAGGGTAATCCCGGGCCCGGCGGCTGGGGCGTCCTGCTGTCCCAGGGCGGCACCGAAAAGGAACTGTTCGGCGGCGAACTGGGCACCACCAACAACCGCATGGAAATGATGGCCGTCATCGAGGCCCTGGCGGCGCTCAAGCGGCCCTGCAGCGTCACGCTCTACCTCGACAGCGAGTACGTGCGCAAGGGCATCACCGAGTGGATTCACGGCTGGAAGGCCCGGGGCTGGCGCACGGCGGCCAAGGCGCCTGTCAAGAACGTGGACCTGTGGCAGCGGCTGGACGCGCTGGTGAGCTCCAGCGGCCACAAGATCGACTGGCGCTGGGTCAAGGGCCATGCCGGCGACCCCGGCAACGAGCGTGCCGACGCGCTGGCCAACAAGGGTGTGGAGCGTGCGCTGGGCCGTTTGTAA
- a CDS encoding DUF3096 domain-containing protein: MNLSLSIGPLMSLIAGILILIMPRLLNYIVAIYLIVMGLIGLFGMGSMKL; this comes from the coding sequence ATGAACCTCTCACTCAGCATCGGACCTCTCATGTCCCTGATCGCGGGCATCCTGATCCTGATCATGCCGCGCCTGCTGAACTACATCGTTGCGATCTACCTGATCGTCATGGGCCTGATCGGCCTGTTCGGCATGGGCTCGATGAAGCTGTAG
- the gloB gene encoding hydroxyacylglutathione hydrolase encodes MYLIPIPAFDDNYLWLLHDGKRALVVDPGDAGPVQRALEQHALQLESILVTHHHADHTGGVDALREATGAKVYGPATERIPQPYTHLNGGDTAHALGLDFQVIDVPGHTAGHIAYYTQAVNGKPLLFCGDTLFSGGCGRLFEGTPAQMLASLDKLAALPGNTVVCCTHEYTLSNLRFAMAVEPGNTDLANYQAQCIGLREQGRPTLPTSIAQELLVNPFLRTRQATIMAAARHFDASARDDTTVFAAIRQWKNQFK; translated from the coding sequence ATGTATTTGATTCCCATCCCCGCCTTCGACGACAACTATCTCTGGTTGTTGCATGACGGCAAACGCGCCCTGGTTGTGGACCCGGGAGATGCCGGGCCGGTGCAGCGTGCGCTGGAGCAGCATGCCTTGCAACTGGAGTCGATTCTAGTCACGCACCACCATGCGGACCATACAGGCGGTGTGGATGCCCTGCGCGAGGCAACGGGCGCCAAGGTCTACGGCCCGGCCACCGAACGCATTCCGCAACCCTACACGCACCTCAACGGCGGCGACACAGCGCACGCCCTCGGCCTGGATTTTCAGGTGATCGACGTGCCGGGCCACACCGCAGGCCACATCGCTTATTACACACAAGCTGTGAACGGAAAGCCGCTGCTGTTCTGCGGCGACACATTGTTTTCCGGTGGCTGCGGGCGCCTGTTTGAAGGCACGCCGGCGCAGATGCTCGCCTCGCTCGACAAGCTCGCCGCCCTGCCCGGCAACACCGTGGTGTGCTGCACCCACGAATACACACTGAGCAACCTGCGTTTTGCCATGGCCGTAGAGCCGGGCAACACCGACCTCGCGAACTACCAGGCGCAATGCATCGGCCTTCGCGAGCAAGGCCGGCCGACGTTGCCGACCTCGATTGCGCAGGAACTGCTGGTTAACCCCTTTTTACGAACCCGGCAAGCCACTATCATGGCGGCTGCCCGGCACTTTGATGCGTCGGCCCGTGACGACACCACCGTATTTGCCGCCATCCGGCAGTGGAAAAACCAATTCAAATGA